One genomic segment of Desulfocapsa sulfexigens DSM 10523 includes these proteins:
- a CDS encoding AAA family ATPase, with amino-acid sequence MSPDLTHQANILNLIEQLSHKYLQGKSRALKMAIIALLSEGHLLLEDIPGLGKTTLALAFARALGLSFGRIQCTSDLLPSDITGLSIFDREKSQFRFIKGPIFSNILLADEINRAMPKTQSAMLEAMEEGKVTIEGETYSLPEPFMVIATQNPVEQIGTYPLPESQMDRFLITTGIGYPPEELEKAIIRHGGIRKKMMEIEPMVSLEEIEEARHAVAAIHLSEKLVDYIFRISLASREHPFILTGISTRGAINMASAARAAAYLEKRDYVIPEDVKYIATPVGAHRLIMRQEHESLNKQEVLQSILQSVSVPIV; translated from the coding sequence ATGAGCCCAGACCTGACACATCAGGCGAACATACTCAATTTAATTGAACAGCTGTCCCATAAGTATCTTCAAGGAAAAAGTCGCGCTCTTAAAATGGCCATCATCGCCCTGCTCTCAGAGGGGCACCTTCTCCTGGAAGATATACCGGGTCTTGGCAAAACCACCCTGGCTTTGGCTTTTGCAAGAGCCCTTGGTCTCTCCTTTGGCCGCATACAATGCACCAGTGATCTTCTTCCTTCTGATATCACCGGGCTGTCCATCTTTGATCGGGAAAAGAGCCAATTCCGTTTTATCAAAGGGCCCATCTTTAGCAACATTCTCCTGGCCGATGAAATTAACCGGGCCATGCCAAAAACCCAGAGTGCCATGCTCGAAGCCATGGAGGAAGGAAAAGTCACCATAGAAGGAGAGACCTATTCTTTGCCCGAACCCTTTATGGTTATCGCCACCCAGAATCCTGTGGAACAGATTGGTACGTACCCGTTACCCGAATCACAAATGGATCGATTCCTGATCACAACGGGGATCGGCTATCCCCCGGAAGAGCTCGAAAAGGCCATTATCCGCCATGGTGGTATTCGAAAGAAAATGATGGAAATTGAGCCCATGGTCAGCCTCGAAGAAATTGAAGAGGCACGTCATGCTGTGGCGGCCATCCACCTCTCCGAGAAACTGGTTGATTATATCTTCAGGATATCCCTGGCAAGCCGTGAGCACCCTTTTATCCTCACAGGAATATCGACCCGTGGAGCCATCAATATGGCTTCCGCTGCCCGGGCTGCCGCCTATCTGGAAAAACGGGATTACGTCATACCTGAAGATGTGAAATACATTGCCACTCCCGTTGGTGCCCATCGCCTGATCATGCGCCAGGAACATGAATCCCTGAACAAGCAGGAGGTTTTACAATCAATTCTGCAAAGCGTTTCCGTTCCCATCGTCTGA
- a CDS encoding DUF58 domain-containing protein codes for MNTGNNLLYLIVSALLGFMSISGILGNQNLKNLAIYLEPPEEIYDGVETLLTVSIKNNRRFMHSFLLEILFQKQCSAPIPILFKGARKKVNIPVTFNGRGDHLRHTLGIQSNFPINFFIRSRTITIEQTIVVFPKPLPCGSALSFFSRQAGMKNESPQKGYEGDITRIGDYQGGEPLKMVHWKLSARHDTLKIKELSSTGAEPVEIDPHNLPGTSLESRLSCASFLINEFTRSNRPVGLRLEESVYPAGTGRQHKYTLLTALARYAKDTKAP; via the coding sequence GTGAACACCGGCAATAACCTGCTCTACCTGATCGTTTCAGCGCTCCTTGGTTTTATGTCCATTTCTGGTATTCTTGGAAATCAGAATCTCAAGAACCTCGCCATCTATCTGGAACCTCCAGAAGAGATTTATGACGGAGTGGAAACCCTGCTAACGGTATCCATTAAAAACAACAGGCGTTTTATGCATAGTTTTCTCCTTGAAATCCTTTTTCAAAAACAGTGCAGTGCGCCTATTCCCATTTTATTCAAAGGAGCCAGGAAAAAGGTCAACATTCCAGTAACCTTCAATGGGCGTGGTGATCATCTCCGCCATACACTAGGCATCCAGTCAAATTTTCCAATCAATTTTTTTATTCGATCCCGAACCATTACAATAGAACAGACCATAGTTGTTTTTCCAAAACCGCTCCCTTGTGGATCTGCCCTTTCATTCTTTTCCCGGCAGGCCGGGATGAAAAACGAATCTCCCCAGAAAGGCTACGAAGGAGACATCACCCGTATTGGTGATTATCAAGGCGGTGAACCATTAAAGATGGTGCACTGGAAACTCTCTGCCCGACACGATACCTTAAAGATCAAAGAGCTTTCTTCGACTGGTGCTGAACCGGTTGAAATCGATCCGCACAATCTCCCGGGAACAAGCCTTGAATCAAGGCTCAGCTGCGCATCGTTTCTCATAAATGAGTTCACTCGCTCCAATCGGCCAGTGGGACTGAGGCTGGAGGAATCTGTTTACCCTGCAGGAACCGGACGTCAACACAAATACACCCTTCTTACTGCACTGGCCCGTTATGCTAAAGATACAAAAGCCCCTTAA
- the ectB gene encoding diaminobutyrate--2-oxoglutarate transaminase yields MRIFENMESQVRGYIRSFPVIFKSAKGSIMVDENDNEYIDFFAGAGTLNYGHNNEQISQAMIEYLQSDGLVHGLDMATVAKQMFMQKFNDTILEPRNLEYKIQFTGPTGTNAVETALKLARMVKGRSNIVCFTNGYHGLTMGSLAITGNSQYRDEAYISRSNVSFMPFDSYLGPDCNTLELLRKMLVDNSSGLDLPAAIILETIQAEGGVNIASTEWLKELANICYEFDILLIVDDIQVGNGRSGDFFSFEEAGIKPDIVCLSKAIGGGLPLAFILMRPDLDQWKPGEHTGTFRGNNLAFVASHQALHYWDSIDLSEAVKYKGAVIEKELMAIAEKYPELNASVRGRGMIYGLEISEHGLSGQISEKCFKNGLVIELAGADDQVVKFLPALTIDEETLLRGIAIVDKSIGEILQEKRENLTGEF; encoded by the coding sequence ATGCGTATTTTTGAAAATATGGAATCCCAGGTGCGAGGCTATATCCGCTCCTTTCCGGTCATCTTCAAATCAGCCAAGGGCTCAATCATGGTTGATGAGAATGACAATGAGTACATTGATTTTTTTGCCGGAGCCGGCACCTTGAATTATGGCCATAATAATGAGCAGATTTCCCAGGCTATGATCGAATACCTGCAAAGCGATGGTTTGGTTCATGGTTTGGACATGGCCACCGTTGCCAAGCAGATGTTCATGCAGAAGTTCAATGATACCATCCTTGAACCCCGGAATCTGGAATACAAGATCCAGTTTACCGGACCCACCGGAACCAATGCGGTGGAGACCGCGCTTAAACTTGCCCGTATGGTCAAAGGGCGTTCCAATATTGTCTGCTTTACCAATGGCTATCATGGGCTTACCATGGGGTCGCTGGCTATCACCGGCAACAGTCAGTATCGGGATGAGGCGTACATCAGTCGTTCCAATGTCAGCTTTATGCCTTTTGACAGCTATCTCGGGCCGGATTGTAATACCCTTGAGCTGCTGCGCAAGATGCTTGTCGACAATTCCAGCGGGTTGGATCTACCTGCAGCCATAATTCTGGAAACCATCCAAGCAGAAGGCGGGGTGAATATCGCAAGCACAGAATGGCTCAAAGAGCTGGCCAACATATGCTATGAGTTTGATATCCTCCTGATTGTCGATGACATCCAGGTGGGCAACGGACGCAGTGGTGATTTCTTCAGTTTTGAAGAGGCGGGAATAAAGCCTGATATTGTCTGTCTGTCCAAGGCAATCGGTGGCGGACTGCCCTTGGCTTTTATTCTCATGCGGCCGGATCTTGACCAGTGGAAACCCGGTGAACATACCGGTACCTTTCGTGGTAATAACCTTGCATTCGTCGCTTCCCATCAGGCTCTCCATTACTGGGACAGTATCGATCTTTCCGAGGCTGTAAAGTACAAAGGTGCGGTCATCGAAAAAGAATTGATGGCCATTGCTGAAAAGTATCCGGAACTGAACGCATCGGTTCGTGGGCGTGGCATGATCTATGGTCTTGAGATTTCAGAGCATGGCTTGAGTGGTCAGATTTCTGAAAAATGTTTTAAAAATGGTCTGGTTATTGAGCTGGCCGGAGCCGATGATCAGGTGGTAAAATTCTTGCCTGCTTTGACCATTGATGAAGAAACATTGTTACGCGGTATCGCCATTGTTGACAAATCCATCGGCGAAATCCTCCAGGAAAAAAGAGAAAACCTGACAGGTGAATTCTGA
- a CDS encoding transglutaminase family protein, whose product MLKIQKPLNFIAYSVSIVAVGPLYIWLSLPAQIFLPVAFVCGFGSDLKGHYLLRGHIVTVLSLAFFLFYASQLSLANIVEPVVNMVAILFGMRLFTEKNGRNYLQIFVLSLFALASSSMFSVSIVFFPALIFLVFGITIGLVLLTFYTREPGLRLPVSQFFTIIRTAAILPVVSLVLMLLFFVILPRTEHPLWHFINMGASAVSGFSDEVRPGSIANMTAGTNIAFRAQCPTLPQSSLYWRGTVLNTIDNETWSRSQLPSEKSIVTGGKRVQCNLYLPIQNNNFLFSLDLPLSLSGVRYQKSNDLVFLAKRRMDKSTKIGVTSRVGGTLKTVETVDESFYLRTPPLESPLLLETAATIRKEGASRQERVELLKSFFLRQNLTYANDDLPGPDAPIETFLFSKKRGYCEFFASSFALLLRMADVPSRLVGGYYGGNYNNLGGYYQVTDAMAHVWVEALVDGRWQRIDPTRLAQNYVESPLGGRRSGFSLLRQAVDSIDYFWTQAVITYDFKKQFSLVRNTGNNFRSFQKNWNMSWQDMYPLLCICLSVFIIWSGFHWKMSSREERILKQYHSGLRKKYRNEPIPRNMGLHELASRLKDPLCQEFAEIFTPALYSEHILTKEEYLKLQHIIRALKKGKKE is encoded by the coding sequence ATGCTAAAGATACAAAAGCCCCTTAATTTCATAGCCTATTCAGTGAGTATTGTTGCGGTCGGTCCACTCTATATCTGGCTCAGCCTTCCAGCCCAGATATTCCTGCCCGTGGCATTTGTGTGCGGTTTTGGCTCTGATTTGAAGGGGCATTATCTGCTTCGTGGCCATATAGTGACCGTGCTTTCACTTGCCTTTTTTCTTTTTTACGCCAGTCAACTGAGTCTCGCAAACATCGTGGAACCGGTTGTCAACATGGTTGCTATTCTCTTTGGCATGCGCCTTTTTACCGAAAAAAACGGAAGAAATTATCTACAGATTTTTGTTTTATCCCTCTTTGCCCTGGCCAGTTCCTCCATGTTCAGTGTCAGTATTGTCTTTTTCCCGGCCCTGATTTTCCTGGTCTTTGGCATCACCATTGGCCTGGTGCTTCTCACTTTTTACACAAGGGAACCGGGGTTACGTCTCCCAGTTTCACAGTTTTTCACCATAATCAGAACAGCCGCCATACTTCCCGTTGTCTCCCTGGTACTCATGCTTCTCTTTTTCGTTATCCTGCCTCGAACAGAGCATCCACTCTGGCATTTCATCAACATGGGTGCTTCTGCTGTTTCCGGGTTCAGTGATGAAGTCCGGCCAGGGAGTATTGCCAACATGACTGCAGGAACAAACATCGCCTTTCGAGCCCAGTGTCCCACACTTCCACAGTCCTCACTTTATTGGCGTGGAACTGTGCTCAACACGATTGACAATGAAACCTGGAGCCGCAGCCAACTTCCCTCTGAAAAATCCATCGTTACAGGAGGTAAGAGGGTACAGTGCAACCTCTATCTTCCAATTCAAAATAACAATTTTTTATTCAGCCTCGATCTGCCTCTGTCCCTTTCAGGAGTACGCTATCAGAAAAGTAATGACCTGGTATTTCTGGCCAAAAGACGCATGGATAAAAGCACAAAAATAGGTGTTACTTCCCGTGTTGGCGGAACCTTGAAAACAGTGGAAACCGTTGACGAGTCGTTCTACCTGAGAACTCCCCCTCTTGAGTCCCCTCTTCTTCTTGAGACTGCTGCCACCATACGAAAAGAGGGGGCATCAAGGCAAGAACGAGTTGAGTTACTCAAATCATTCTTTCTCAGGCAAAATTTAACCTACGCAAATGATGACCTTCCCGGCCCTGATGCCCCCATTGAAACATTTCTTTTTTCCAAAAAACGGGGCTACTGTGAGTTTTTTGCTTCATCTTTTGCACTTCTCCTGCGTATGGCCGATGTGCCATCTCGACTTGTCGGTGGCTATTATGGGGGAAATTACAACAACCTGGGAGGCTATTATCAAGTAACCGATGCCATGGCCCATGTGTGGGTTGAGGCCCTCGTTGATGGTCGCTGGCAGCGGATTGACCCTACCCGACTTGCACAGAATTATGTCGAGTCTCCTTTGGGTGGAAGAAGATCTGGGTTTTCCCTACTTCGACAGGCTGTTGACAGTATTGACTATTTCTGGACCCAGGCGGTTATCACCTACGACTTCAAGAAACAGTTCAGCCTTGTCAGGAATACCGGGAATAATTTCCGATCATTTCAAAAAAACTGGAATATGAGCTGGCAGGACATGTATCCCTTGCTCTGTATCTGCCTGAGTGTGTTTATCATATGGAGTGGATTTCACTGGAAAATGAGCAGCAGGGAAGAAAGAATTTTAAAACAGTATCACAGTGGTCTCCGTAAAAAATACAGGAATGAACCCATTCCTCGGAACATGGGCCTCCATGAACTGGCTTCCAGGCTGAAAGATCCGCTCTGCCAGGAATTTGCCGAAATTTTTACCCCTGCTCTATACTCAGAGCACATTCTGACCAAGGAAGAATACCTGAAACTGCAGCATATTATTCGTGCCTTAAAAAAAGGAAAAAAAGAATAA
- a CDS encoding putative Na+/H+ antiporter, which translates to MKVRWKITLFLFVFLVATCVYAGGGSQASQPTGGAFPPDFASYQDADMTSVGEILKHRVSHTPFNLVATLIFLVAIIHTFLSSKFLYYAHKWKAEHQKEIETGRESEDSTHLLSEIFHFLGEVEVVFGLWAVALCGAVVFFFDWHTFVNYVSGVNYTEPMFVVVIMTLASSRPILKLSENLMSRIAAVFNSTLAAWWLTIMTLGPILGSFITEPAAMTISALLLARKCYELQPSDKFKYATIALLFVNISVGGTLTHFAAPPVLMVAAPWNWDLPFMFTTFGWKSVIGIIISNTMVFLLFKKEIAGLEKKFKMTLLKDEIKEKYIHSEYLKKDLQMAEERIAKDLQQEYDLIKEAARESTLTAGCWKDDEDCTLLEETFEQEFENLRMQQMSVSVPGLLPRDKRPKMNDPNWDNRSGEVPGWIMAIHVAFMVWTIVNAHYPAIFVSGMLFFVGFAHVTWPFQNTVNLKPPMLVGFFLGGLVIHGGLQGWWIAPVLGSLGELPLMLSATVLTAFNDNAAITYLSTLVPGLTDNLKYAVVAGAVTGGGLTIIANAPNPAGQAILKNYFSNGVSPIRLLLYAFGPTVVMTLCFLFL; encoded by the coding sequence ATGAAAGTACGTTGGAAAATCACCCTGTTTTTATTTGTCTTTCTTGTAGCGACTTGTGTCTACGCAGGTGGAGGAAGCCAGGCATCGCAGCCGACTGGTGGAGCCTTTCCGCCGGATTTTGCAAGTTATCAGGATGCGGATATGACCAGCGTGGGCGAGATCCTTAAACACCGGGTCAGTCATACGCCATTCAACCTGGTCGCCACACTCATCTTCCTGGTTGCTATCATTCACACATTTCTCAGTAGTAAGTTTCTCTACTATGCTCATAAATGGAAGGCCGAGCATCAGAAAGAGATCGAGACAGGTCGGGAATCGGAGGACTCTACCCATCTCCTCTCGGAAATATTTCATTTTTTAGGCGAGGTTGAGGTCGTTTTCGGGCTCTGGGCCGTGGCTCTCTGTGGTGCTGTTGTCTTTTTTTTCGACTGGCATACCTTTGTCAACTATGTTAGCGGAGTCAATTACACGGAACCGATGTTTGTCGTGGTGATCATGACCCTGGCCTCTTCCCGTCCTATTTTGAAGCTCTCGGAAAATCTCATGAGCCGCATCGCTGCGGTTTTCAACAGCACCTTGGCTGCCTGGTGGCTGACCATCATGACCCTGGGACCGATTCTCGGTTCCTTCATAACCGAACCAGCCGCCATGACCATTTCCGCACTACTGCTGGCCCGCAAATGCTATGAGTTGCAGCCCAGTGACAAATTCAAATACGCCACCATCGCTCTTCTCTTTGTCAACATTTCAGTCGGCGGCACCCTGACTCATTTTGCCGCGCCACCAGTCTTGATGGTTGCAGCCCCCTGGAATTGGGACCTTCCCTTCATGTTTACCACCTTTGGCTGGAAGTCCGTCATTGGTATTATTATTTCAAACACCATGGTCTTTCTGCTCTTCAAAAAAGAAATTGCCGGCCTGGAAAAGAAATTCAAGATGACCCTGCTCAAGGATGAAATCAAAGAGAAGTATATCCACAGCGAATATCTAAAAAAAGACTTGCAGATGGCCGAGGAGCGTATCGCTAAAGATCTCCAGCAAGAGTATGATCTTATCAAGGAAGCCGCCAGGGAGTCTACCCTGACCGCCGGCTGCTGGAAGGATGATGAAGACTGCACATTGCTTGAAGAGACCTTTGAGCAGGAGTTTGAGAACCTCAGGATGCAGCAGATGAGTGTCTCAGTGCCGGGCCTGCTCCCCCGGGACAAGCGACCCAAAATGAATGACCCCAACTGGGACAATCGCAGTGGGGAGGTACCTGGCTGGATCATGGCCATCCATGTGGCCTTTATGGTCTGGACCATTGTTAATGCCCATTATCCTGCTATCTTTGTCTCCGGTATGCTCTTCTTCGTCGGCTTTGCCCATGTCACCTGGCCCTTCCAGAACACGGTTAACCTGAAACCACCCATGCTGGTAGGCTTCTTTCTTGGCGGCCTGGTGATTCACGGTGGCTTGCAGGGATGGTGGATTGCTCCAGTGTTGGGCAGCCTGGGCGAACTCCCCCTGATGTTAAGCGCCACAGTTCTCACCGCTTTTAATGATAATGCTGCCATCACTTATCTGAGCACCTTGGTACCGGGCCTGACCGACAACCTCAAGTATGCGGTGGTAGCAGGTGCCGTTACCGGGGGTGGCCTGACCATTATCGCCAATGCTCCCAATCCGGCCGGACAGGCAATCCTGAAAAATTACTTCAGTAATGGCGTGTCTCCGATAAGGCTGTTGCTTTATGCCTTCGGGCCAACGGTCGTCATGACGCTCTGCTTTTTATTTCTCTAG
- a CDS encoding KamA family radical SAM protein encodes MQFTQLARINWQLQNWQEEQKNNITSVEGLKDYLPLTVDEGGNMSKVIDLHPMNIPRYYLSLIDRNDPDDPIRKLCIPQTDELILNGQMGETTQDPYGDDRHDKGNGVLHKYEYTALVVATNYCAMYCRHCFRKKMVGMTNDKTVHNFQKAVQYIASHPEITNVVISGGDPLMLPTKVLRQMLTALQDIDHLSFVRIASRAPVSYPIRFFDDELIDLLAKFNSQKALFISTHFNHPNEISTLAAEAVSRIRNTGITVNNQAVLLKGVNDDERTLVDLMNGLLRIGVSPYYLYQCMPVSRVRHHFQVPLKRGVDLVDKARQQMDGYAKRFKFVIGHNIGKLEICGRIGNKLILKQIHARTGHNKEISRLLVRQLTDTGGWLDDLAEIKTSGQWIQ; translated from the coding sequence ATGCAATTTACACAACTTGCTCGGATAAACTGGCAATTACAGAACTGGCAGGAAGAACAGAAGAATAATATCACCAGTGTGGAGGGACTTAAGGACTATCTGCCATTGACTGTTGATGAAGGCGGAAACATGAGTAAGGTGATAGACCTTCATCCCATGAATATCCCCCGTTATTACCTGAGTCTTATTGATCGTAATGACCCGGATGATCCTATCCGAAAACTCTGCATTCCGCAGACTGACGAATTAATACTAAACGGACAGATGGGAGAAACCACACAAGATCCCTACGGTGACGATAGGCATGATAAGGGTAACGGCGTATTACATAAATATGAATATACGGCCCTGGTTGTGGCCACCAATTACTGTGCCATGTATTGCCGCCACTGTTTCCGCAAGAAAATGGTTGGCATGACAAACGACAAAACCGTTCATAACTTTCAGAAGGCTGTACAATATATCGCATCGCATCCTGAAATCACTAATGTGGTAATATCGGGAGGCGATCCCTTAATGCTACCCACCAAGGTGCTGCGGCAGATGCTTACGGCCTTGCAGGATATCGATCATCTTAGTTTTGTCCGTATTGCTTCCAGAGCACCGGTGAGCTACCCCATCCGGTTTTTTGATGATGAACTCATTGATCTTCTGGCTAAGTTTAACAGCCAGAAAGCCCTTTTTATCTCAACTCATTTTAACCATCCTAATGAAATATCTACGTTGGCTGCGGAGGCGGTGAGTCGCATCAGAAATACAGGTATCACGGTGAACAATCAAGCTGTGTTGCTTAAAGGAGTAAATGACGATGAGCGAACTCTTGTAGATTTGATGAATGGCCTGCTGCGTATCGGGGTGAGTCCCTACTATCTCTACCAGTGTATGCCTGTCTCACGGGTTCGTCATCATTTTCAAGTACCGCTGAAACGTGGGGTTGATCTGGTAGATAAGGCCCGACAGCAGATGGATGGCTATGCCAAACGATTCAAGTTTGTCATTGGTCACAACATCGGTAAACTCGAGATTTGTGGCCGTATCGGCAACAAATTGATACTGAAACAGATCCACGCCCGGACAGGCCACAATAAAGAAATTTCCCGACTATTGGTCAGGCAATTAACCGACACAGGCGGCTGGCTTGATGATCTTGCTGAAATCAAAACATCCGGGCAATGGATACAATAA
- a CDS encoding aspartate kinase: MGIHTVEKIGGTSMSQFDKVLDNVLLGTRTKEALYNRIIVVSAYSGITNDLLEHKKSRKSGIYSLFSRDDDSWAWGDAISRVSQYMCEINKGFEGLGLDVIQADRFVKERIEGVRNCLLDLTRLCSFGHFQLSEHLMTVREMLSAIGEAHSAHNSYLILNAKGVNARFVDLSGWMETEQLSFDEVIKKHFNDIDLSTELPIVTGYTKCKEGIMGTYDRGYTEITFSRIAVLTGAREGVIHKEYHLSSGDPNMVGADKVEVIGDTNYDVADQLSDLGMEAIHPGAARGMRKADIPLRIKNVFEPDHPGTLITNTYKSEDARVEIIASRQGITGIEVWDQDMVGRWDHDSELLKHFTNLKIRYLAKDSNANTLTHYVAEPLGRIKKLTSSIQQSFPNADILVKKVALVSVIGTNMADTWVLPTAVHALANAGVDILGLHKCMRQVDIQFVVEEQDFQKAVAALHKNLVEDARK, translated from the coding sequence ATGGGAATCCATACCGTTGAAAAAATCGGCGGCACCTCCATGAGCCAGTTCGACAAGGTGCTTGACAATGTTTTGCTTGGGACCCGAACCAAGGAAGCTCTGTATAACAGAATCATTGTGGTTTCTGCCTATAGCGGTATAACCAATGATCTCCTTGAGCATAAAAAGTCTAGAAAGTCTGGAATATACTCTCTTTTTTCCAGAGACGATGATTCCTGGGCCTGGGGCGATGCCATTTCGCGGGTGAGCCAGTATATGTGTGAGATTAATAAAGGATTTGAAGGTTTAGGCCTGGATGTCATACAGGCGGATCGCTTTGTCAAAGAGCGTATCGAAGGGGTTCGCAACTGTTTGCTCGATCTGACCAGACTCTGCTCTTTTGGTCATTTCCAGTTGAGTGAACACTTAATGACAGTGCGGGAAATGCTTTCTGCCATTGGCGAAGCTCACAGTGCTCATAATTCATATCTTATCCTGAACGCCAAAGGAGTTAACGCACGATTCGTCGATCTTTCCGGATGGATGGAGACGGAGCAGCTCTCTTTCGACGAAGTAATAAAAAAACATTTCAATGATATTGACCTGAGTACTGAACTTCCCATTGTCACAGGCTATACCAAGTGTAAAGAAGGTATTATGGGCACCTATGACCGCGGCTATACGGAAATCACCTTCAGCAGGATTGCTGTGCTCACCGGAGCAAGAGAAGGGGTCATTCACAAGGAATACCATTTGAGTAGTGGTGATCCCAATATGGTAGGGGCAGACAAGGTCGAGGTCATTGGAGATACCAACTATGATGTGGCGGATCAGCTCTCGGATCTTGGCATGGAAGCTATTCATCCCGGGGCTGCGCGGGGAATGCGGAAAGCCGACATCCCTCTGCGAATCAAAAATGTCTTTGAACCGGATCACCCCGGTACCTTGATCACCAACACCTACAAGAGTGAGGATGCCAGGGTGGAAATCATTGCCAGTCGCCAGGGGATTACCGGCATCGAGGTGTGGGATCAGGACATGGTCGGCCGCTGGGACCATGACTCCGAACTTCTCAAACACTTCACAAATCTTAAAATACGTTACCTGGCAAAAGACAGCAACGCCAACACCCTGACCCATTATGTGGCTGAGCCATTGGGAAGGATCAAAAAACTTACCAGTTCCATACAGCAATCTTTTCCCAATGCCGATATCCTGGTGAAAAAGGTAGCCCTGGTATCCGTAATCGGCACTAACATGGCCGACACATGGGTTTTGCCCACTGCAGTTCACGCCCTAGCCAATGCTGGCGTGGATATCCTTGGTCTGCATAAATGCATGCGCCAGGTGGATATCCAGTTTGTCGTTGAAGAACAAGATTTCCAGAAGGCGGTTGCTGCTTTACATAAAAATCTGGTGGAGGACGCTAGAAAGTGA
- the ectA gene encoding diaminobutyrate acetyltransferase, whose amino-acid sequence MSKKENQYLHKQISFRSPTSYDATTMQLLAVDSKVLSVHDTYYYALMARHFEETCVIAECEGIPCGYVTAYIPPGQPDTLFIWQVGVARKFQGKGVGRSMLLSLLNAVRPDFLEATISPDNQASIGLFRSVAKFFAAEHTFSEKPFFTAEDLGAAEAVEHLMHIGPFTFINKN is encoded by the coding sequence ATGTCAAAAAAAGAAAATCAATACCTGCATAAGCAGATAAGCTTCCGTTCTCCAACAAGTTACGATGCCACCACCATGCAGTTGCTGGCCGTGGACTCAAAGGTGCTTTCAGTACATGACACCTACTATTATGCCCTGATGGCCAGACATTTTGAGGAAACATGCGTCATTGCAGAGTGTGAAGGAATACCATGTGGCTATGTCACAGCTTACATCCCGCCAGGGCAGCCTGACACCTTGTTCATCTGGCAGGTGGGTGTGGCACGCAAGTTTCAGGGGAAAGGGGTGGGCAGAAGCATGCTCCTTTCCCTTCTAAATGCAGTACGGCCAGATTTTCTTGAGGCGACCATTAGCCCGGATAACCAGGCTTCAATCGGTCTGTTCCGTTCAGTTGCCAAATTTTTTGCTGCTGAGCATACATTTTCAGAAAAGCCATTTTTTACGGCCGAGGATCTTGGTGCCGCTGAAGCTGTTGAACATCTCATGCACATTGGACCTTTTACATTTATTAACAAGAACTAA
- a CDS encoding ectoine synthase, with amino-acid sequence MIVRDRKDILGTEREVKGDGWTSRRLLLKKDGMGFSFHETIIPAKAELRLWYKNHLEAVYCVAGNGTIEDLASGETHQIHDGVIYALNNNDRHILRGGTEDMRLICAFNPPVTGRETHDSEGSYELIEEE; translated from the coding sequence ATGATAGTAAGAGATAGAAAAGATATTTTGGGAACTGAGCGTGAAGTGAAAGGAGACGGCTGGACGTCACGCCGGCTGTTGCTCAAAAAAGACGGTATGGGCTTTTCTTTCCACGAAACCATCATCCCGGCTAAGGCAGAGCTTAGGCTTTGGTATAAAAACCACCTGGAGGCGGTGTATTGTGTCGCGGGTAATGGCACAATTGAAGATCTGGCCAGTGGCGAAACGCATCAAATCCACGACGGTGTGATCTATGCCCTTAACAATAATGACCGCCATATTCTGCGGGGCGGTACAGAAGATATGCGTTTGATCTGCGCCTTTAATCCGCCGGTAACTGGCCGTGAGACCCACGACAGTGAAGGATCTTATGAGCTGATTGAGGAGGAATGA